A window from Thermosipho africanus Ob7 encodes these proteins:
- a CDS encoding FTR1 family iron permease, with the protein MASFIITFREALEAVLIVSIIFAFLNKNKLPNYKKHVYLGITLGIVSSIIFGMILATLEEHFAEAFEGIFSLIGAFLITTLILWLHKNKNFNKEIQNKLNSSLNKNFGITLILLVTVNILREGFETVIFLSAIPGDASIIYAILGIVVALVLGYLLYIGILKVNISIFFTVTNVLLILFAAGLIAYGIHELQEAGWFPIIIEHIYDINSFINEKGTFGGFLKTLFGYNGNPSLIEFIAYWTYLIPSMFFAFRKKEIKK; encoded by the coding sequence ATGGCAAGTTTTATAATCACTTTTAGAGAAGCTCTCGAAGCAGTACTTATCGTCAGTATTATTTTTGCATTTTTAAACAAAAACAAACTTCCAAACTACAAAAAACATGTCTATTTAGGGATTACACTAGGAATTGTTTCAAGTATCATATTTGGTATGATATTAGCTACACTTGAAGAACACTTTGCCGAAGCATTCGAAGGTATTTTTTCTTTAATTGGTGCTTTTCTTATAACTACGTTAATATTGTGGCTTCATAAAAATAAAAATTTTAACAAAGAAATCCAAAACAAGCTTAATAGTTCATTAAATAAAAATTTTGGAATAACTTTAATACTACTTGTTACTGTAAACATCCTTAGAGAAGGTTTTGAAACTGTTATCTTTCTATCTGCAATACCTGGTGATGCATCCATCATTTATGCAATATTAGGTATAGTAGTAGCTTTAGTACTTGGGTATCTCCTCTATATCGGAATACTAAAAGTAAATATTTCCATTTTCTTTACAGTTACAAATGTACTTTTAATTTTATTTGCAGCAGGATTAATTGCTTATGGTATACACGAACTTCAAGAAGCAGGCTGGTTCCCAATAATCATAGAGCATATCTATGATATCAATTCATTTATTAATGAAAAAGGTACATTTGGAGGATTTTTAAAAACACTCTTTGGATACAATGGAAACCCATCACTAATTGAATTTATTGCATACTGGACTTACCTTATACCTTCTATGTTTTTTGCTTTTAGAAAAAAAGAAATAAAAAAATAA
- the thiI gene encoding tRNA uracil 4-sulfurtransferase ThiI — translation MEPVVVVRYSEIGLKGKNRGYFEKKLIDNIRKIARPPEINKRYGRIIIRLKDMDFDEIKERLKYVFGIQNFSFAYAVSHDLSEIKEAVLKLLKLKLKNEKTFKVQTKRSFKQFHMNSQELSAHIGAFVLENFKELSVDVHNPDIIVGIEVKEKEVFVFVGKEQMYGGFPVGSSGKGILLLSGGIDSPVAGWYMMKRGILIETLSFLSPPFTSEKSKNKILELSNILSKYVPDTLKTWIVPFTPIQQYIKTNAPDRYSLIIQRRSMMRIANKLAKKIKAKAIITGENVGQVASQTLENLHTIESASNLTVLRPLIGFEKIDIVEKAKEIGSYEISIQPYLDSCVVFAPKNPATKSSIKEIEEIESKLTELSNLEEKAFENIEKHVIGRKL, via the coding sequence ATGGAACCAGTTGTTGTAGTAAGGTATTCAGAAATTGGACTGAAGGGTAAAAATAGAGGCTATTTTGAGAAAAAATTAATAGATAATATTAGAAAGATTGCAAGACCACCTGAAATAAATAAAAGGTATGGAAGGATAATTATAAGACTTAAAGACATGGATTTTGATGAAATTAAAGAAAGGTTGAAGTATGTATTTGGGATCCAAAATTTTAGCTTTGCCTACGCAGTTTCTCATGATTTAAGTGAAATTAAAGAGGCTGTTTTAAAGCTTTTGAAATTAAAATTAAAGAATGAAAAAACTTTTAAAGTTCAAACAAAGAGATCATTTAAACAATTTCATATGAATTCTCAAGAACTTAGTGCGCACATTGGGGCCTTTGTTTTGGAAAATTTTAAAGAATTATCAGTGGATGTTCACAATCCAGATATAATTGTAGGTATTGAAGTTAAAGAAAAGGAAGTATTTGTTTTTGTTGGAAAAGAACAGATGTATGGTGGCTTTCCAGTTGGAAGTTCTGGAAAAGGCATTTTACTTTTAAGTGGAGGAATTGATAGCCCAGTAGCCGGTTGGTACATGATGAAAAGAGGAATTTTAATTGAAACTTTAAGCTTTTTGAGTCCGCCATTTACTAGCGAAAAGTCAAAGAATAAGATTCTAGAATTGTCGAATATTTTGTCCAAATACGTTCCAGACACTTTAAAAACTTGGATTGTCCCATTTACCCCTATTCAGCAATATATAAAAACAAATGCACCAGATAGATATTCGCTTATAATACAAAGACGTAGTATGATGAGGATAGCAAATAAACTAGCAAAAAAGATTAAAGCAAAAGCAATTATAACAGGTGAAAATGTAGGTCAGGTTGCAAGCCAAACTCTAGAAAACTTACATACTATTGAGTCGGCTTCTAATTTAACGGTTCTGAGACCTTTAATTGGTTTTGAAAAAATTGATATCGTAGAAAAAGCAAAAGAAATAGGAAGCTATGAAATTTCCATACAACCGTATCTTGATAGCTGTGTTGTTTTTGCTCCTAAAAATCCAGCAACAAAATCTTCTATAAAAGAAATAGAAGAGATAGAAAGTAAATTAACTGAGCTTTCAAATTTAGAAGAAAAAGCATTTGAAAATATTGAAAAGCATGTTATAGGGAGGAAGCTATGA
- a CDS encoding lysophospholipid acyltransferase family protein, with translation MRKIGSFFYTLYFLIGAVVYIVFYGAIVLFIGFLIGLFNKNLSRSFVVGQIETFGRMAFKLLGIKVHVYGEKPEIGEIYLVVANHQSALDIPLIIGYVAPVAFIAKKELGKVPGINWFLKYLGSVLIERGNIRKTAMALKEVVKKLNEGVHFILFPEGTRSPDGSILPFKNRSLEISYKYKVKILPVSIWGAHEVLPKKSLIIRRKPIYIKIHELVDPNQFDNEEELREHVRNVIIEGVKFLEGRNLNEKSNS, from the coding sequence ATGAGAAAAATAGGAAGTTTCTTTTATACTTTATATTTCCTTATAGGTGCAGTAGTATATATTGTTTTTTACGGTGCGATTGTATTGTTTATTGGTTTCTTAATAGGCTTATTTAATAAAAACTTATCAAGGAGTTTTGTAGTTGGTCAGATTGAAACTTTTGGAAGAATGGCTTTTAAACTGTTAGGAATTAAGGTACACGTGTATGGTGAAAAACCTGAGATAGGAGAAATTTATTTGGTTGTAGCCAATCATCAAAGTGCACTTGATATACCACTCATTATAGGTTATGTGGCACCTGTTGCATTTATTGCAAAAAAAGAACTTGGAAAGGTGCCTGGCATAAATTGGTTTTTAAAATATTTAGGTAGCGTGTTAATTGAGCGCGGAAATATTAGAAAAACAGCGATGGCATTAAAAGAAGTTGTAAAAAAATTAAATGAAGGAGTTCACTTTATTTTATTTCCTGAAGGTACAAGAAGCCCTGATGGAAGTATTTTGCCTTTTAAAAATAGAAGTTTAGAGATTTCATATAAGTATAAAGTAAAAATTTTACCAGTTTCAATATGGGGTGCGCATGAGGTTTTGCCAAAGAAAAGCTTAATTATTAGAAGAAAACCGATTTATATAAAAATCCATGAGCTAGTTGATCCAAATCAATTTGATAACGAAGAGGAATTAAGGGAGCATGTAAGGAATGTTATTATAGAAGGTGTGAAATTTTTGGAGGGGAGGAATTTAAATGAAAAAAGCAACAGTTAA
- a CDS encoding bifunctional nuclease family protein — MKKATVKAVVLDKLNNAPVVILGIEGTNKILPIWIGACEASILALMLENAEFERPLTHDLMINIIEGLEAKVERVYINKIENNTFFARVILKDLTIPEEEEEGHYIEFDARPSDAIILALKTSSPIYVSNELVNTHTVNFEGEKFDDEDEEFKKFVENLDIEEFKRRFKKGSQGDN; from the coding sequence ATGAAAAAAGCAACAGTTAAAGCGGTTGTTCTTGATAAATTAAACAACGCACCTGTTGTTATTTTGGGGATAGAGGGGACAAATAAGATATTACCTATTTGGATAGGAGCTTGTGAGGCAAGTATATTAGCATTAATGCTTGAAAACGCAGAATTTGAAAGACCACTTACACATGATTTGATGATTAATATTATTGAAGGCCTTGAAGCAAAAGTAGAGAGAGTTTATATAAATAAAATTGAGAATAATACATTTTTTGCAAGAGTTATATTGAAAGATTTAACAATTCCTGAAGAAGAAGAGGAAGGTCATTATATAGAATTTGATGCAAGACCATCTGATGCAATAATTTTAGCTCTAAAGACATCAAGTCCTATATATGTTTCCAACGAGCTTGTAAACACACATACAGTAAATTTTGAAGGTGAAAAATTTGATGATGAAGATGAAGAATTTAAAAAATTTGTTGAAAATTTAGACATTGAAGAATTTAAAAGAAGATTTAAAAAGGGTTCACAGGGGGATAATTAA
- a CDS encoding fibronectin type III domain-containing protein: MENKKKLLIYLIFVFFTIFSLILIVKISKKDVPLIVLKSPGASEILKQRKVKFSWDVDYKRQITLFSHVFLGNSKESMQEIYSGIDNNLEKVLEPGTYYWKVQSKFGNKLIESSIATFTIVNNFPILEDVKASVDKNVVSFEWNAEDPDNDLLSYSLFLYDSSNNVNKIDLKNNFYRLNLPAGKYSWKIVCFDEFGGVAESKLNYLEINSEEEKVDFIPTFDIAKKKDGFLISFKRLEGYKYFLQIISDKEREIKLDKDFYLFTDFKEGVRYKVRLRVENDSGKRFYSPYKEIFVESKDNVPPSFEVLFPKDGFSGISDKLVFRWNIKDDKTEPSVTLYLGTEKDKLKKIVSNYKAKSYEYKGLLPDTTYFWKLVVSDGVNSVESTIFEFKTGPLVEIIDVIGTENDDFVNDVLQIDDDIYILMTSGENVILRDVSGKYNLDLNIKGEGVDVEEKDGVFYILANTKDGDYILSALKNGIFLFKKRYGGKYKDIAKKLMLSDDGIYILGDTWSDDFVNLYGWNDVFIQKLDYDGKVIWTRNYGGSEFDEAVSFSKTSKGYVIVGNTMSKDVDIPKNNGMKDIFVMYLDKNFKPKVTRVFGSENNDTVSALNVTDGFVYIVSKVYFNKDGETEDANVYYLQLNEDGVRLEEKLLGGSGNDICNDIKIYKDNVYLFGSTNSRDGDFYTYYTAKGFGDLFISNLGKWTIVNGGYEEDEIKYGLITKNGIIFIGNTSSHSGLFDKHIGNVDVFIGKIER, encoded by the coding sequence TTGGAAAATAAAAAGAAATTACTAATTTATCTTATTTTTGTTTTTTTCACAATATTTTCGTTAATATTAATAGTTAAAATTTCAAAAAAAGATGTTCCTTTAATTGTTTTAAAATCTCCGGGTGCTAGCGAAATTTTAAAGCAAAGAAAAGTAAAATTTTCTTGGGATGTTGATTATAAAAGGCAGATTACTTTGTTTTCCCATGTCTTTCTTGGAAATAGCAAAGAATCTATGCAAGAGATTTATTCAGGTATAGATAATAACTTGGAAAAAGTACTAGAACCCGGAACTTATTATTGGAAAGTACAATCTAAGTTTGGAAATAAATTAATTGAAAGTAGTATTGCTACATTTACAATAGTTAATAATTTTCCGATTTTGGAAGATGTAAAAGCAAGTGTTGACAAAAATGTGGTAAGTTTTGAGTGGAATGCCGAAGACCCAGATAATGATCTACTAAGTTATTCTTTATTTTTGTACGATTCTTCAAACAATGTAAACAAAATAGATTTAAAAAATAATTTTTACAGGTTAAATCTTCCAGCTGGTAAATACAGCTGGAAGATTGTTTGTTTTGATGAATTTGGTGGAGTGGCAGAATCAAAATTAAATTATTTAGAAATTAATAGTGAAGAAGAAAAGGTAGATTTTATACCAACTTTTGATATAGCAAAGAAGAAAGATGGATTTTTGATTTCATTTAAAAGATTAGAGGGCTATAAATACTTTTTACAAATAATATCAGATAAAGAAAGAGAAATAAAATTGGATAAAGATTTTTATCTTTTTACTGATTTTAAAGAAGGGGTTAGGTATAAGGTAAGATTGAGGGTTGAAAATGATTCTGGCAAAAGGTTTTATAGCCCCTACAAGGAAATTTTTGTTGAAAGTAAAGATAATGTACCGCCAAGTTTTGAAGTTCTTTTTCCAAAGGATGGATTTAGTGGAATTTCAGACAAGCTAGTGTTTAGGTGGAATATTAAAGATGATAAAACTGAACCTTCTGTAACTTTGTACCTTGGAACAGAGAAAGATAAATTAAAAAAGATTGTATCTAATTACAAAGCAAAAAGCTATGAGTATAAGGGTCTTTTACCAGACACTACTTATTTTTGGAAGTTGGTTGTTTCAGATGGTGTAAATAGCGTCGAAAGTACTATTTTTGAGTTTAAAACAGGTCCTTTAGTTGAAATAATTGATGTAATTGGCACAGAAAATGATGATTTTGTAAATGATGTTTTGCAAATAGATGATGATATATATATTTTAATGACCAGTGGAGAAAACGTCATATTACGCGATGTTAGTGGAAAATATAACTTAGATCTAAACATTAAAGGTGAAGGTGTCGATGTTGAAGAAAAAGATGGTGTTTTCTATATATTGGCAAATACCAAAGATGGAGATTACATCCTTTCTGCATTGAAAAATGGTATTTTTCTCTTCAAAAAGAGATATGGGGGAAAATATAAAGATATTGCTAAAAAGCTAATGTTAAGTGATGATGGTATTTACATTTTGGGTGATACATGGTCGGATGATTTTGTAAATTTGTATGGTTGGAATGATGTTTTTATACAAAAACTTGATTATGATGGAAAAGTAATTTGGACTAGAAATTACGGTGGAAGTGAGTTTGATGAAGCAGTAAGCTTTTCAAAGACAAGTAAGGGTTATGTAATTGTTGGAAATACTATGTCAAAAGATGTAGATATACCTAAAAATAATGGTATGAAAGATATATTTGTTATGTACTTAGATAAAAATTTCAAACCGAAAGTTACAAGGGTGTTTGGTAGTGAAAATAACGATACAGTAAGTGCGTTAAATGTTACGGATGGCTTTGTCTATATTGTTTCAAAGGTATACTTTAATAAAGATGGAGAAACAGAAGATGCAAATGTCTATTATTTACAACTCAATGAAGATGGAGTACGTTTAGAAGAAAAATTGCTTGGTGGTAGTGGTAATGATATTTGCAACGATATAAAGATTTATAAAGATAATGTCTATTTATTTGGAAGTACTAATTCAAGAGATGGTGATTTTTACACATATTATACGGCAAAAGGCTTTGGAGATTTATTTATTTCAAATTTAGGAAAATGGACAATTGTAAATGGTGGATATGAAGAAGATGAAATAAAGTATGGATTAATTACAAAAAATGGTATAATATTTATCGGAAATACTAGTTCGCATAGCGGACTATTTGACAAGCATATAGGGAATGTGGATGTATTTATAGGAAAAATTGAGAGGTGA
- a CDS encoding ABC transporter ATP-binding protein yields MIKDFVKKRFWFYLAGVFTLIVVDTLQLIVPKFISRAVDSLNVETPDVNVAKIMALGIVGIAIGMFITRFFWRFFIIGSARKFTYEARKILYDKILSLDMSFFDKHRSGDLMAHFTNDMNNIERMMGPGIVMMVDASFMSVITIFFMATSVGWKLTLIALIPLPLIVLISLVFGKFIYKRSKKVQDTFSDLSGFTEESIDGVRILKTFSILPKFEEIFQVKAKDNFKATLSLIKVWGIMWPLIHFISSMAYFITIAYGGPMVINQKITLGEFFAFNNYIGMIVWPLTAIGWVINIIQNGRASYNRVLNILNTQSKVVEPENQDIKIESIDNIEIKDLNFAYPESDRLVLKNVNMKISKGQLVGIVGTVGSGKSTIVKIISKLYPVQRGHVFVNGYDINDIPSKIVRTKISYVPQETFLFSTSLKNNIAFGMEDFDEWQVKEYAMLSAVHSDIERFPKSYDTVVGERGVTLSGGQKQRVTIARALIRNSDVYIFDDCLSAVDPETEEKIIKTLRESMKNKTMVIITHRLKVLTNADMIYVFDNGEIIESGKHDELINLNGLYAKMYRKQLIEEELS; encoded by the coding sequence TTGATCAAAGACTTTGTAAAGAAAAGATTTTGGTTTTACCTTGCTGGAGTATTTACACTCATTGTTGTTGATACACTTCAACTTATTGTTCCAAAGTTTATTTCCCGTGCAGTTGACAGTCTAAATGTTGAAACTCCCGATGTTAATGTTGCAAAAATTATGGCGCTTGGAATTGTCGGGATTGCAATTGGTATGTTTATTACTAGATTTTTCTGGAGATTTTTTATAATTGGAAGTGCCAGAAAGTTTACATATGAGGCAAGAAAAATTTTGTACGACAAAATTCTTTCACTTGATATGTCGTTTTTTGATAAACATAGAAGTGGAGACTTAATGGCACATTTTACAAATGATATGAACAATATTGAAAGAATGATGGGGCCTGGAATAGTGATGATGGTCGATGCATCATTTATGTCTGTAATTACGATCTTTTTTATGGCAACTAGCGTTGGATGGAAATTAACGCTTATAGCTTTAATACCACTTCCGCTTATAGTACTTATTTCCCTTGTTTTTGGAAAATTTATTTACAAGCGTTCAAAAAAAGTTCAGGATACATTTTCTGATTTAAGTGGTTTTACTGAAGAATCAATAGATGGTGTAAGAATTTTAAAAACGTTTTCTATTTTGCCAAAGTTTGAAGAAATATTTCAAGTTAAGGCAAAGGATAACTTTAAAGCAACACTTTCTCTAATAAAAGTTTGGGGAATTATGTGGCCGCTAATACATTTTATTAGTTCTATGGCTTACTTTATAACTATCGCATATGGTGGTCCAATGGTTATAAACCAAAAAATTACATTAGGAGAATTTTTTGCATTCAATAACTATATTGGTATGATAGTCTGGCCTTTGACAGCAATTGGTTGGGTTATCAATATAATTCAAAATGGTAGGGCATCGTATAACAGAGTATTGAATATTTTAAATACACAATCAAAGGTTGTCGAACCTGAAAATCAAGATATAAAAATAGAAAGTATTGACAACATTGAAATTAAAGATCTAAATTTTGCATATCCAGAATCCGATAGATTAGTTTTGAAAAACGTAAACATGAAAATTTCAAAAGGTCAATTGGTTGGAATCGTTGGAACAGTAGGAAGTGGAAAGTCTACAATAGTAAAGATAATAAGTAAACTCTATCCTGTTCAAAGAGGTCACGTATTTGTAAATGGTTATGATATCAACGATATTCCATCAAAAATTGTTAGAACGAAAATATCCTATGTTCCACAAGAAACGTTTTTGTTTTCAACAAGTTTAAAGAATAATATTGCATTTGGAATGGAAGATTTTGATGAATGGCAGGTAAAAGAATATGCAATGCTTTCTGCAGTTCATAGTGATATAGAGAGATTTCCAAAAAGTTATGACACGGTTGTTGGTGAAAGAGGTGTTACACTTTCGGGAGGACAAAAACAAAGAGTTACGATTGCAAGAGCTTTAATTAGAAATAGTGATGTATATATATTTGATGATTGTTTGTCAGCAGTAGATCCTGAAACTGAAGAAAAAATTATTAAAACTTTGAGAGAAAGTATGAAAAATAAAACCATGGTTATTATTACCCATAGGTTGAAAGTTTTGACTAATGCAGATATGATTTATGTTTTTGATAACGGAGAAATAATTGAAAGTGGAAAACATGATGAACTAATAAACTTAAATGGGCTTTATGCAAAAATGTATAGAAAACAATTAATTGAGGAGGAACTTAGTTAA
- a CDS encoding bifunctional UDP-sugar hydrolase/5'-nucleotidase — MRNLKFLVILMVVLALSVFAVKISIFHVNDTHGHAWTFSEYHNPDIGGFAVIASIIDEERAKNPNVLFLHAGDINTGVPESDLLNALPDIFALNRMKLDAMAVGNHEFDKPRDVLKYQMSIAKFPFLSANIYKDGKPFFTPYIIKNVGGIKVAIFGLTTEETSILEPLYSQDLEFRNAIEVAKELVPMLREKADVVVALTHLGMGQEYEGNYTTSEELAQNVDGIDVIIDGHSHTKLEEAKVINNTIVVQAWEWGKIVGKLDLDVENGKIKEWNWTPIPVNLKVYKGKDENGNSIYEYVGKPYEPAMYVKVPLDYFAKLGSKKLDTVIGETKVLLDGERAHVRSGDTNLGHLITDAMLWKTGADIAFQNGGGIRASIEPGKITIRNILTVLPFGNTVYVMKMKGSDVMKVLEYAANIPEGKGAFLHVAGLTFESKNGKVTKVMVNGKPLEMDKVYKVVTNNYMAGGGDGYSMLKEAKATGYDTGFVLADVVVEYIQKGLGGKIDSYDDTPRYIRINE, encoded by the coding sequence ATGAGAAATTTGAAGTTTTTAGTTATTTTGATGGTAGTTTTAGCATTAAGTGTATTTGCAGTTAAAATAAGCATTTTCCATGTAAACGATACACATGGTCATGCATGGACTTTCAGTGAATATCATAACCCAGATATTGGTGGATTTGCAGTTATAGCATCCATAATTGATGAAGAGCGTGCTAAGAATCCAAACGTGTTATTCTTGCATGCAGGTGATATTAACACAGGTGTTCCGGAATCAGATTTGTTAAATGCATTGCCGGACATTTTCGCACTCAACAGGATGAAGTTAGATGCTATGGCAGTTGGAAATCACGAATTTGATAAACCTCGCGATGTTTTAAAGTATCAAATGAGCATTGCAAAGTTCCCATTTTTATCAGCAAATATATATAAAGATGGAAAACCATTCTTTACACCATATATAATCAAAAATGTTGGTGGAATTAAAGTAGCAATTTTTGGTTTAACAACTGAAGAGACAAGCATTCTTGAACCGCTATACAGCCAAGATTTAGAATTTAGAAATGCCATAGAGGTTGCAAAAGAACTTGTTCCTATGTTAAGAGAAAAAGCAGATGTAGTTGTCGCATTAACACACCTTGGAATGGGACAAGAATATGAAGGAAACTATACAACATCTGAAGAACTTGCACAAAATGTTGATGGCATTGATGTAATTATTGATGGACATAGCCATACAAAGCTTGAAGAAGCTAAAGTTATTAATAATACAATTGTTGTTCAAGCATGGGAATGGGGAAAAATTGTTGGAAAACTTGATTTAGATGTTGAAAATGGAAAAATAAAAGAATGGAATTGGACTCCAATTCCAGTAAATCTAAAAGTGTATAAAGGTAAAGATGAAAATGGAAATTCTATCTATGAATACGTTGGAAAACCATATGAGCCAGCAATGTATGTAAAAGTTCCACTTGATTACTTTGCAAAACTTGGTTCAAAGAAACTTGATACAGTAATTGGTGAAACAAAAGTATTGCTTGACGGTGAAAGAGCACATGTAAGATCAGGAGATACAAATCTAGGCCACCTTATAACTGATGCAATGCTCTGGAAAACAGGAGCAGATATTGCCTTCCAAAATGGTGGCGGAATTAGAGCATCTATTGAACCTGGAAAAATTACAATTAGAAATATTTTAACAGTTCTTCCATTCGGAAACACAGTATACGTTATGAAGATGAAAGGATCAGACGTTATGAAGGTATTAGAATACGCAGCAAATATACCAGAAGGAAAAGGTGCATTTTTGCATGTTGCAGGTCTTACATTTGAAAGCAAAAATGGAAAGGTAACAAAAGTAATGGTTAATGGAAAACCATTAGAAATGGACAAGGTATATAAAGTTGTAACAAATAATTATATGGCTGGTGGTGGAGACGGCTACTCAATGCTTAAAGAAGCAAAAGCAACAGGATATGACACAGGCTTTGTACTAGCTGACGTTGTAGTAGAATACATTCAAAAAGGATTAGGTGGCAAAATTGATAGCTATGATGACACACCAAGATATATTAGAATAAATGAATAA
- a CDS encoding stage V sporulation protein S: MEVLKVASGSNPNKVAGALAGVIREKGKAEVQAIGAGAVNQAVKAIAIARGYLAPSGIDLVCVPAFTDVNIENESRTALKFIVFPRE, encoded by the coding sequence ATGGAAGTCCTTAAAGTTGCATCAGGTTCAAACCCAAACAAAGTTGCAGGTGCTCTCGCAGGTGTAATTAGGGAAAAAGGGAAGGCTGAAGTTCAAGCAATTGGTGCAGGTGCTGTAAATCAAGCAGTTAAGGCTATTGCAATTGCAAGAGGTTATTTGGCACCAAGTGGAATTGATCTTGTCTGCGTTCCTGCATTTACCGATGTTAATATTGAAAATGAATCAAGAACTGCTCTTAAATTTATTGTCTTTCCAAGAGAATAA
- a CDS encoding 4Fe-4S binding protein → MDLSTNISGIKIDNPVMPASGPLVGDYEKLMFIDSMGVGAIVTKTISTKAAQVPRPCIYGENNFAMNAELWSELPPEKWIDEILPKLKKNLKKPLIVSAGYSKEDMEKLIPQLDPFADAFEISTHYVGKDYNTIAEIVKTIRKNTKKPIFMKISPHIPDPVEFTKVAIGNGANGIVAINSLGPTMKIDIKNRKVLIGNEKGQVWLSGPAIKPLALAIVKMLRDAFPDITIIGVGGIKSADDVIEFLLAGADAVQLLSSALIYGKDIYERIIKDLPRKLEKYGFNSVEEIRKTKLDIPNVKYIANNPIVDHEKCTLCKICEKVCPYFAITIDTKVHVDPNKCFGCGLCESRCPVKAISGVL, encoded by the coding sequence ATGGATTTATCAACTAATATATCTGGGATAAAAATTGATAACCCAGTTATGCCAGCTTCTGGCCCATTAGTTGGTGACTATGAAAAGTTAATGTTTATTGATTCTATGGGAGTTGGAGCAATTGTTACAAAAACTATATCAACAAAAGCTGCTCAAGTACCAAGGCCATGCATATATGGTGAAAACAACTTTGCAATGAATGCTGAACTTTGGTCGGAATTACCTCCTGAAAAGTGGATTGATGAAATACTTCCAAAACTTAAAAAAAATCTAAAAAAACCCCTAATTGTTAGTGCAGGCTACTCAAAAGAAGATATGGAAAAATTAATACCACAATTAGATCCATTTGCAGATGCATTTGAAATTTCAACACATTATGTAGGAAAAGATTACAATACAATAGCTGAAATAGTTAAAACTATTAGAAAAAACACAAAAAAACCAATCTTTATGAAAATAAGCCCACATATTCCAGATCCAGTAGAATTTACAAAAGTTGCAATAGGAAATGGGGCAAACGGTATTGTTGCTATCAATTCACTTGGTCCAACAATGAAAATTGACATTAAAAACAGAAAAGTTTTAATTGGTAATGAAAAAGGTCAGGTTTGGCTTTCAGGTCCGGCTATAAAACCGTTAGCACTTGCAATAGTTAAAATGCTTAGAGACGCTTTCCCAGATATTACTATCATAGGTGTTGGTGGAATAAAATCAGCTGATGATGTTATTGAATTTTTACTTGCTGGCGCAGACGCTGTGCAACTTTTATCTTCAGCGTTGATTTATGGAAAAGATATATATGAGAGAATTATAAAAGATTTACCTAGAAAGCTTGAAAAATATGGATTTAATAGCGTAGAGGAAATCAGAAAAACAAAATTAGATATTCCGAACGTAAAATATATTGCCAACAATCCAATTGTTGACCATGAGAAATGTACATTGTGTAAAATTTGTGAAAAGGTATGCCCTTACTTTGCAATTACAATTGATACTAAGGTTCACGTTGATCCTAATAAATGCTTTGGATGCGGATTATGCGAAAGCAGATGCCCTGTCAAAGCAATAAGTGGTGTGCTATAA